One segment of Polyangiaceae bacterium DNA contains the following:
- a CDS encoding acyl-CoA dehydrogenase family protein: protein MANFFTDNQDLRFHFEEAIDWAPLVEISELGFRSDEGFKTTDEAVAFYRDAIESVGELSATQIAPRAAQMDREGARLEGGEPAEQPALRAIMQAIKDAELHRMCLPRELGGLNVPLLAYFLSGELIARADVSVMTHHSFHGGMAMAMLAFSIHEGTTTFDGSRIASTRFSNYIEEIARGDAWGCMDITEPNAGSDMAALRTRAELGSDGRFYLTGQKIFITSGHGKYHFVIARTEEATDAEDPFSGLGGLSMFLVKAYEDRPDGTRERFVTIDRVEEKLGHHGSVTAALSFDRTPAELIGKRGEGFKYMLMLMNNARIGVGFESIGLAENAYRTALAYAEERHSMGKPLAQHEMIADMLDEMSTDIQVLRALAVDAAWCEEIAQKRIIFGRFAGGSAGEKDREVQRLRARSRRLTPLLKYLAAEKAVEITRRAIQIHGGVGYTKDYSVEKLLRDAVVMPIYEGTSQIQALMVMKDTLTGAIKRPSEFLSRIAETRLAALRAPDVLDRRVARIQSLSLSAQQHLLTRTAAGKLRALSDLPLSDWRNWLKKGWDPKRDFSLAMLHAERLTRICADEAIAEILVAQAKKHPARRELAERFLDRAELRARAVHEEITTTGSRILGLIGAVDR, encoded by the coding sequence ATGGCGAATTTCTTCACGGATAACCAGGACCTGCGGTTTCATTTCGAGGAGGCGATCGATTGGGCGCCGCTCGTGGAAATCAGCGAGCTGGGATTTCGTAGCGATGAAGGCTTCAAAACAACGGACGAAGCCGTGGCATTTTACCGCGACGCGATCGAATCCGTGGGGGAGCTTTCAGCGACGCAAATCGCGCCTCGTGCCGCGCAAATGGATCGGGAAGGCGCGCGTCTCGAAGGTGGTGAGCCGGCAGAGCAACCCGCGCTGCGGGCGATCATGCAGGCAATCAAAGATGCGGAGCTGCATCGTATGTGCTTGCCGCGGGAGCTCGGTGGTCTGAACGTTCCGCTGCTCGCTTATTTCCTTTCCGGTGAATTGATTGCGCGTGCCGACGTGTCGGTCATGACGCACCATTCGTTTCATGGCGGAATGGCCATGGCGATGCTGGCGTTTTCCATTCACGAGGGAACGACAACGTTCGACGGCTCGCGAATCGCTTCGACGCGGTTTTCGAATTACATCGAGGAAATCGCGCGAGGTGATGCATGGGGCTGCATGGATATTACCGAGCCGAATGCGGGCAGTGACATGGCGGCGTTGCGCACGCGCGCGGAGCTTGGTTCGGATGGTCGGTTTTACTTGACCGGTCAAAAGATCTTCATCACGTCGGGGCACGGGAAATACCATTTCGTCATTGCGCGAACCGAAGAGGCGACTGACGCGGAAGACCCGTTTTCGGGTCTTGGCGGGCTGTCGATGTTTTTGGTCAAGGCGTATGAAGATCGCCCGGATGGTACGCGTGAGCGATTTGTTACGATCGACCGCGTCGAAGAAAAGCTCGGGCATCACGGATCGGTGACGGCGGCATTGTCCTTCGACCGAACTCCTGCGGAGCTGATTGGCAAACGTGGTGAGGGGTTCAAGTACATGCTGATGCTGATGAACAATGCGCGCATCGGCGTGGGATTCGAAAGCATTGGGCTTGCGGAAAATGCGTATCGTACGGCGCTTGCGTATGCCGAGGAGCGGCATTCGATGGGCAAGCCCCTTGCGCAGCACGAAATGATCGCGGACATGCTCGATGAAATGAGCACCGACATTCAGGTATTGCGAGCGCTCGCAGTGGACGCCGCGTGGTGCGAGGAGATTGCGCAGAAGCGCATCATTTTTGGCCGATTTGCGGGAGGATCGGCCGGAGAAAAAGACCGCGAGGTGCAAAGGCTGAGGGCGCGGTCGCGTAGGCTCACGCCGCTTTTGAAATACCTCGCTGCCGAAAAAGCCGTTGAAATCACGCGCCGAGCCATTCAAATTCATGGTGGGGTGGGGTACACGAAAGATTACAGCGTCGAAAAGCTTTTGCGTGATGCCGTGGTCATGCCCATTTACGAGGGGACGAGTCAAATTCAGGCGCTCATGGTGATGAAAGATACGCTCACGGGGGCGATCAAGCGTCCGAGCGAATTCTTGTCACGCATTGCGGAAACGCGGCTCGCAGCATTGCGCGCGCCGGACGTGCTGGATCGTCGCGTGGCGCGTATCCAGAGTTTGTCGCTTTCGGCGCAGCAGCATCTCTTGACGCGAACCGCGGCGGGCAAGCTTCGAGCGTTATCGGATTTGCCGCTTTCGGATTGGCGGAACTGGCTGAAGAAGGGCTGGGATCCCAAGCGTGATTTTTCGCTCGCAATGCTGCATGCCGAGCGGCTGACGCGTATTTGCGCAGACGAAGCCATTGCGGAAATATTGGTGGCGCAAGCGAAAAAGCACCCGGCGCGTCGTGAATTGGCCGAGCGATTCCTCGATAGAGCCGAATTGCGAGCGCGGGCGGTGCACGAGGAAATCACGACCACGGGCAGTCGGATTCTCGGGCTGATCGGCGCCGTCGACCGATAA